A genomic region of Papaver somniferum cultivar HN1 chromosome 7, ASM357369v1, whole genome shotgun sequence contains the following coding sequences:
- the LOC113294855 gene encoding uncharacterized protein LOC113294855 codes for MQKSPLFEDQKYGICPQVHFTINDHQYTHRYYLADGIYPKWSTLVQCYRQPPAGALGRSYRYFNTAQMGARKDVERAFGILKRKFAIICGPYRRLSAREMHKTMLTCIILDNMVIQETRHDSEWINYEDEDLRPEIQPQKGVPARNYAQMTNYIHNENLYDSLRDDLRVNLWAEHGDKLCILSYI; via the coding sequence ATGCAAAAGTCGCCTCTGTTTGAAGATCAGAAGTATGGAATTTGTCCCCAAGTCCATTtcacgatcaacgaccatcaatACACTCATCGGTATTATCTTGCAGATGGTATCTACCCAAAATGGTCCACCTTGGTTCAATGCTACCGTCAGCCTCCTGCCGGTGCGTTGGGGCGTTCATACCGGTATTTTAACACCGCCCAAATGGGAGcgaggaaggatgtggaacgcgcttttggaattttgaagaggaagttcgcTATCATTTGTGGCCCATATCGTAGGTTGAGTGctcgtgaaatgcacaagacCATGCTCACTTGTATAATTCTTGATAACATGGTCATTCAGGAAACCCGTCATGATTCAGAGTGGAttaactatgaagatgaagatttgaggccaGAGATTCAACCACAAAAAGGGGTCCCTGCAAGGAATTATGctcaaatgactaattacattcacAACGAGAATTTGTATGACAGTTTAAGAGATGATCTGAGAGTGAATCTTTGGGCAGAGCATGGAGATAAGTTATGTATTTTAAGTTATATTtaa